One Roseburia rectibacter DNA window includes the following coding sequences:
- a CDS encoding MarR family winged helix-turn-helix transcriptional regulator: MHTDTIGYKIRLIHNQIHKRMEAKKQENEKEPLTGMQRWTLGFLRDHDGKDIYQKDIETEFSVSRATASNMLAVMERKGLVRRETVEHDARLKKLVLTDKARTMVERSEQDMREMEALLEKGLSDEEVKDLKKYLDRMLLNLDVDIACPKNSFCGGMKK; this comes from the coding sequence ATGCATACAGATACGATAGGATATAAAATACGTTTGATCCATAACCAGATCCATAAGCGGATGGAGGCAAAAAAACAGGAAAATGAAAAAGAACCACTTACGGGAATGCAGCGCTGGACGCTTGGATTTTTGCGGGATCATGATGGAAAGGATATCTATCAGAAGGATATTGAAACGGAATTTTCGGTATCGCGGGCAACCGCATCAAACATGCTTGCAGTCATGGAACGGAAAGGGCTGGTGCGCCGTGAGACGGTGGAGCATGATGCGAGGCTGAAGAAACTGGTGCTGACAGATAAAGCACGTACTATGGTAGAGAGGTCAGAGCAGGATATGCGTGAAATGGAAGCTCTTTTAGAGAAAGGACTGAGTGATGAAGAGGTAAAAGATCTTAAGAAATATTTAGACCGGATGCTTTTGAATCTGGATGTGGATATTGCCTGTCCGAAGAATTCTTTCTGTGGTGGCATGAAAAAATAG